The Penicillium psychrofluorescens genome assembly, chromosome: 2 nucleotide sequence AACATGTCTTCCAAGTCAAAGAGCGGGCAGTCCTCGGGTAGTGGTGGCTTCCACCAGGAGTACATTGCCTCGCTGCGCTACCGCAATGACCTCCCTCCCCCGGACCTGCCGCCCAAGTTCCTCGACATCCCACACGAAGGACTAGGCCGTTTCATCACTCCCGGATTTGCCTCGAACCTGGCGCGGCGTGAAGAACCGAACATAGATGTTGATGCCGAAGGTGGCATGCCCATTGACCTGGTTGGAATTCCGGGCCTGCATCTAGGCGATGAGAGCGGTATCTACCCTTTCCTTTTCTGGCTTGTCCAGGATACGCGACTGACTTTCTTGCGCAGCTATCATGGCTCCCGAGCACCCGCAGCCCATGGACCCGGCTGATCTCCCGCTTCTGATGACACTTGATCAGCTTCGGAACCCTGCCCCCAAGAACGCCAATGTCAGCTTCCTCCGGCGCACGCAGCACATCTCTACTGAGCGTGGCTTTGTCGAGGGCCAGGGCTCGGCTGTCAGAGCGCGCGCACCCTCTCtgaagaagggaaagacGTCTGTGGATGATCCGAAGCATATCAAGAAGTACATCCAGAAGGGCTTTGATATCGCCTACCCTAAGAGCAAGCACACGGGCGAAGACACGGAGAGCCGCATCCGAGGCCTGCCCCCGACGAAGAACGAAGTTGACGCTTGGGCAAATCCTGTCCACCCCGACAACCCGAAATTGAAGCCAGTGGGAACTTATCCTGTGCTGCCCGACCTTCAAGGCTTCCCCGACCCTGGCGGATATGTCCAGTTCAAGTTCGACAAGGCCCCCGTCGCAGGAGTTTCTGGCAAGCGCGACAAGCGCATGGAAGTTGCTCTGCTGCACCCGTCCGCACCCGAGGAGCGCATCTGCCAGGACCACGCCTCCAAGGCAGCACTGCACAAGGCCAACCCTAACATCTACCCGGACCCCGGCCCCGTGCCGTGGGACTACGAACTCTTTCTGCCGGAGAAGCCCGAGTCGGCAAAGAACGTCCAGTCGAGTATGAGCATGACGCACCCGGACCGCGACAACGCAGATCTCTACACGCACGAAGGGCCCGACGGCACCAAGTTCCACCGCTACGACCGCGTCCGCACCTACGCCACCAGCGCGCAGACCCTCGACCAGAAACAGCGCGACATCGCACTCACCATGTTCCAGCCCAAGGGCGGCGAGTCCAAGCAGCAGGCCGCCTACTACTACCCGATCATCGGCAAGACCCGCCTCAAGCCCGAGCGTGCCCGCACCATTGCCCAAGCGGGCCTGGCACCCACCGCGTCATCAGAAGCTCAGGAAGACAAGATCGACCAGATGCAGGTCGTCGTTCGCGATcccgacgaggcggaggtcTACAAGCGTTCGCTGCACCGTGCTACCATCGACCCCAAATTCGCAAAGACTCTTCCCCCGCCCCCTGAGCAGCCTATTGctgaggacgaggaggaagaggagcaggagcaggagcagaagggcgaggaagaggataCCCACATGAGCGATGAGTAAAAAAGGGTGTGACACTGGAGCGGTTTTTGACCATGTCtatcttctctccatctGTCTTTTTCCGAGTGTTTGATGTTCTTTCTGGTGTCTGGGTACATAAACAGGTAGCGAGGACAGGCGTTTTAGCAACATGAATCGGATCAAACTTGTAGTTTATTCCATGGAATATCACAGTTCAAGCAGACTCCAGCTCACCCTAACCAGTGGACTTCCCCAATCCACCTAGCCATCCCCGACCAGACAACCTCTCCGAAAGCACCACCGCCAAACAACTAACTaccagcgcctccagcaccccaTCCGGACCCTCATCCAGCGTCGCCAGCACGCTCAATGAACCCAGAATCCGCCGATCCGTCCGATTCTGCCAGACAGCCAGGATCTCCTGCGGCCGATCCGCCGCAAAAAACTTGAGATTGCCGTTCCCATCGTGCTCCCGATCCTCAACAAGCGACAGCGCAGCCTTGGATCCCTTCCAGTAGAATTTTTGTACAGATCCAGAACCATCCTGATAAATTTGAACACTGTACGTTCTCCCAATGCCCTTGCGGGCAATTCTCACAGAACACCGCTTGACAGGTTCGCTTGCACCGTCCGGCTGAGAGAAGATATCGGCGTCCACACGAAGTGTAAAGACACCTTCAACGCCACGGTAATGGATATGCGAGCGCCGGTCTTCAGGCTCTGGTTGGGGGTCCTTGCTGCTGCGGATCACTGTGCCTCCTGCGTATAGATCGAACGATGCCGGAAGATGGTACCGCTGTCGATACCAGGGAATGCGCGGCGTGTGAAAGACCGGGCTTGGAGTCTGCGCTCGTCCGCCGCTGGGGTGTACTTGGAGGCTGTAGCTAATGTTTGGGCCTAGCGCGACCTGTACTTGAGGGTTAACCAGTTATATGAGGTCTGTTTGGGTATTTCTGATGTTGGTCGTACATCTTTCCAGACGTTGAACAAGCGGTATGCCTCCTTTGCATGGTCAGGATGATCGTCCGAGTCCTGGTGCACAGGCTTGATTCCATTTGTCTGCGTGTTCTGCTCCCCGGGCGTTACGAGGTACTCATGATCACCTGTTGAGGAGGGCTGTGTCGGTACTGACATTTTGCCTGTATGCGCTCTGCTGGTCAGAGGTAAAGTCCACAGCGCAGTAGCTGAGTATGCGAGACTGTAGTTGACGGCCATTCCCAGGATTTATGTTATGAGGATAATACGAAGAGGAGGTGCCAATAGAGTTGCTGATGAGCGCTTTAGCGCCACCGAGCCGTCACCCGATACGACACCGTAGATCTGGACCGCGGGCTTGCCATAATTAGTCTCGTATATCCACCAGAACGCATGATTATCTAGGTATATTTCATATCCGACCTTGAGCAGGTGAGTAGCAAAATCATTTGTGCGAGTATACGCTCTCTTTATATATCCAGCATATACAACCAACGTTGGCTGCGCTAATACGCTTTGTTTCTTTGAAACCTACTAAATAGACTAACTAACCACACCAGCCCTTACACACTAATAGTGCTGTTTTAGTCGAAGCACTCATTCAGTAATAATTGTGACCAGCCTGATGAGCGGTGCCCCAGGCGACCGTGCCtggcacgtgatatgggttctgtaGATAGCAGGGactctctttgttttctttccttgttcttctttaCCTTCTCTAGCTTGGAGCTCACGTCTTCCATAGCACTCAAATTGAATACCTTcatcgttttctcttctgatctggctgcccTGTCACAATAATGGGGACGGTAAGGCTACCCTCTCGGGAAACGATCGGCTCTGAGATCACGGGGTGAGCCGCTCCCTAAGCACTCTAAGCTAGCCCTAAGCAAGCTCTAAGCGACCTGTTATGGcaccttcgtacgaagtcctgATATTGTTATACTCGGCTGAATCTTTGTGACTAATGATCACTTTTCGTTCTGCCATGTTTTCCCACCtatgttttcccctttctcctctccctcttttctttctttaatGAATCCTTCTTGTACATAGGACATACTATCAATTGATACAACTTCGTTTGAAGCCGCAGCTAACAAAAGGAGCAATCATTTCTGGATAGCAAATTACAGCCCAGGTTTCTCTATTAAATTTAAAAAGAAATTGAGAACCATTTTCTTATCCCCGCTATCCTTTCCTCTTTTGTTTGGAATGAATCGACCACTCTTGTTCTCCCACCCATATTCACTTTCACCACATTGTCCACCATCATCAGTTTTCCGACCACATGAATCTCATCATCTGCATTAACATTCTCTGCGAGGGTGCTCTCGCCAAAAGGAACCTCATTGATCTCTTCGTTTCGTATGAACTTCACAACCACGTTCCCTTTTCCTATAGCCTCCCAACTCGTAAACCGATTCATAACTTCAAAGTCATCTTGGAAGAATTCTAGTTCTGCAAAACAGTAGAACGAGTTCCATGGTTTATCATGTGCGTTGCGATACTGATAACCCACATCTTTTGGTCTGCTCGGGATTGCTTCGGGATGTTGtcatggacgaggcggaCTTCTTGGTTGCCCAGGTTCCTGGTGATTTGTCCAGACACTAGTGGTAGCGGACTGACTGGGCCGTCTCCACCAAAAGCAGCATCAACGTGGTATTCCAACCCAGAAGGAAGACAAACGATGTTGACAATGTGTGTCCTGTGATTGGTTATGATCAACTGAGAAAGAACCCATAGGGGAGAAAGCTTTATCCTACCACCCTCTGTACTCTCCTTGGGGTACGCCATCAATGCGTTGCCTGTTTCGAACACCGGTCATATAGACATCGAACCCTAGACCGCGCAGCACGTGGTTGAAAAATATGCTGACTTCGAGGCAGTAGCCTCCTCGTTTCGTTGGACTTTCATTCTCTAGTCCCATCACCTTTTCATAAATCGGAATCGGGTCAATGTCCACTATTTGCGTCCCGGAATAATGTAGTGTGAGATTCTCATACGGAAAACGGGTGATCTGACACCGAAAAAGCGTTTTCAAAGCAGTAGGTGTCTTTGGAAAAGACTGTGGATTTTGCTGGTAGGCGTCATACTGTGGTGGTAGGGAGAGATATTCCAGGTATTTCGACAGTTGTGACGATGTATACATAGAATACATATCGAAATGATTCGAAAGGAACGATATTTCAAACAGGTACCGTAGGATTTTATGGCTATTTATGTTAATTTGCGTTCGTCTCCAAGAATTGCAATGGTGTTGAATTGCGGCTGAGATGACTCATCCTGCTGGTCGCAGTGGTGGGGCAACTTGTTATTGCCCCAGGGCCCCTTCCAATTGGACTAAGGTCCTAGGAGAAAGAgcgccgaaaatggcgtttttaccgtcacctagtGTTGGGGTGTACTCAAAATCCAAAACGAACTATGAAGTCACTTGTAAACCCCGAGCCTAGGGCTATAGTCTCACCGCCCATGGTATGGTTTGAATTCTGCCATTCCTATTTCTCACCGCCAATCATCGCGATTTTGCCCGATTCGATTCAAGGGACGTTCTGTAACTGCTTTGAATTGAGCGACAAAGTCATTGGTGAGTCTCCTCAGAGCTCTATCATACTGCCCTATAATCCACCCAGCTAAGCGACTGGCTATCGGAGAGGACCGCTGCTCCTTCGCGTTAAACTCGAGAGGCTGTGGGCTGCAATACTGACCACGCTACAGGCTTAATCCGCGCTTCCTTGCCAATGAACCAGGCCAATTAGCGTCCTGCACAGCAATTGAGCCAGCATGGCATCCAAAAGCACCGCAATCGCCTGGAGAGCCGCCAGCGCACGGACTCGCGGCCTGTCTGCCACCCGCTGGGCCCAACGGCCAAAAATCAACCAGTGCTTCAGCACCTCGCGATATACATCCGAGGCAGCATCATCCAATCCGGTGGAGACAGTCAAGGCGGCGCCCAAGCGGGCGGGCCGTGGTGCCAAGAGGGCTTTTTACGGCACTTCGTTGGCTCTGACGCTGCTGGTGGGCTACTTTTACGGCACTGATACTCGGGCTAGTGCCCATCGGTATGCCATTGTGCCCTTGATTCGCGCCATATATCCcgatgcggaggaggcgcaTCATGTTGGTGTGGATAGCCTGAAGCTTATGTATCGGTATGGTCTTCATCCGAGAGAGCGAGGGAACCCGGATGCGGATGGTGCGCTCGCTACGGAGGTATGTCTCTTTCTACCCAGTCATTGGAGTTGACGTACTTATCTGGGTGTCGGTCTAGGTCTTTGGCTACACACTCACCAACCCCATCGGCATCTCCGCTGGTCTGGACAAACACGCCGACATCCCCGATGCACTGCTCGAGGTCGGACCCGCGAtcgtcgaggtcggcggcaCGACTCCCCTGCCACAGGAAGGAAATCCTCAGCCCCGAGTTTTCCGTCTGCCCTCGCAGCACGCGATGATCAACCGCTACGGCTTGAACTCCAAGGGCGCGGACCACATGGCTGCGGTGATGAAGCAGCGGGTGCGAGACTTTGCCCACGCCGCCGGGCTGGGCGAGCACGATCTCTCTGAGCAGTGGATCCTGGACGGCGAAGCGGGTGTTCCTCCTGGTAGTCTGGTGCCAGGCAAATTGCTAGCTGTGCAGGTTGCCAAGAACAAACTTACCCCGGACGCGGATCTCGACGCCATCAAGCGCGACTATGTCTACTGCGTGGACCGGGTGGCCCGGTACGCGGATATTCTGGTGGTCAATGTGTCCAGCCCCAACACGCCCGGGCTGCGCGACCTGCAAGCGACCGCCCCGCTCACCGCGATCCTGACGGCTGTCGTCGGCGCGGCGAAGAGCGTGGAGCGCAAGACAAAGCCATTCGTCATGGTCAAGGTCAGTCCGGACGAAGACTCGAATGAGCAGGTCTCCGGGATCTGCGAGGCTGTCTGGAATTCCGGAGTCGACGGCGTTATCGTGGGCAATACGACGAACCGTCgtccagatcctcttccCGCGGGATTCGCTCTCCCTGCCCAGGAGCAGCAAACCCTCAAGGAGACAGGCGGGTATTCGGGCCCGCAGCTCTTTGATCGGTCCGTTGCTCTGGTCGCGCGCTACCGCGCTCTGCTCGATCAGGGaccctcatcgtcggcggaGCAGGATGTGGAGAGCCACTCGGCTCCGCGCAAGGTCATTTTCGCCTCCGGTGGAATCACCAATGGCCAGCAGGCGCTCGCGGCTCTCCGTGCCGGCGCCTCGGTCGCTATGATGTACACGGGGCTGGTCTACGGGGGCATCGGCACCGTCACGCGGGTcaagcaggagctgcgcgaggagctgcagaaaAAGTAACCAAGTGTTTTTAAAGTCATGTGTAAATAAATAGCAAGTATACGATTTGGAATGTTGGACAAATATTTTTGGTCATTCTTGTGACCCATTTTCATTAGTCTTGTCTAGATCTAGACGATCAGTCAGTCAAGAGCTCGGGTTACTCAAAACAGCAATCATCACCCAAACCCTGACGATCCCCAACAAGAATAGAATTAAGGTCATCTGAGCCATTGAAAATCCTTGATCGGCCTCGTGACACAGCGCGTGGAGACAcgcagcagatccagaaCGGGTATACCGTCTGAGCTCCATTAAAAACCCACTTAAGGCTCCAGCTGAGTTCCATAAAAATGGGAAGCTGCAGCTTTAGGGCTCCATCGATCGCGGGCTTCCCCAGATAGGCTCTTCCGACCTCACTCGGCCGGAATTTTCATCTTTTCTGGCGCGGGTTGTTTTGATGGTggggaaaggggggggggggggggggttttCACAATTCTTTTAAGTGTGACTGACACTGATAGTGTGGTGGACTTAAGGCAATTGTCCACTGGTCTAGATGCGCCCGGCTCCAGTTTTTATTGTGGTGTATGTCTCTGTGTGTATGTATCTTTGGGTATAACGATGACGAGGGATCGTATGTGCGAAACCATCGATACGCTGGAAGGATGGGGAGAGGGTATAGTCGTAGAGAGGTTCCTTCTTCAACGCGCAACGCCGAGcgtctcctccacctcgcGGACGACCTTGCGCACGCCATCAATCTCATGCGCGAAGCGACCCAGGAACATGCCGTCAACAGCCTTGCCCAGGCCACCCGCGCTCCAGAGACCGGGACCGGCGCTGCCACCGTAGAGAACGCGCGCCGCGCCGGGCCTCGCACCGATGACCGTACGAATGCCCTGCACCACAGCCGCGACGTGGTCGACGCTCGCAGGCTTGGGCTTGCCAATTGCCCAGACGGGCTCGTAGGCGAAGATGACCGGCGCATCGGCGGGGATGGCTGCCAGCACGGCGCGGATGAGCACGGCGCACTCGTTCACAGCCTGTCCGACGGCCTCCGACGCGACGGGCCCGGGCGCTGTCACCTCGCCGACGCAGACGAGGGGCACCATCCCCTGCGCgacggtggcggcggccttgcgcGCGGTCTGGTCGTCCGTCTCACCGAAGATGGCGCGGCGCTCGGCGTGGCCCA carries:
- a CDS encoding uncharacterized protein (ID:PFLUO_003904-T1.cds;~source:funannotate); this translates as MALVSDLPSPPSSPVPPPTPPATPPPVPGPSQPQSQQPNPPQAQAAPPANNPEVEIGIEVEVEPDIFEPPALEPSDSTINMSSKSKSGQSSGSGGFHQEYIASLRYRNDLPPPDLPPKFLDIPHEGLGRFITPGFASNLARREEPNIDVDAEGGMPIDLVGIPGLHLGDESAIMAPEHPQPMDPADLPLLMTLDQLRNPAPKNANVSFLRRTQHISTERGFVEGQGSAVRARAPSLKKGKTSVDDPKHIKKYIQKGFDIAYPKSKHTGEDTESRIRGLPPTKNEVDAWANPVHPDNPKLKPVGTYPVLPDLQGFPDPGGYVQFKFDKAPVAGVSGKRDKRMEVALLHPSAPEERICQDHASKAALHKANPNIYPDPGPVPWDYELFLPEKPESAKNVQSSMSMTHPDRDNADLYTHEGPDGTKFHRYDRVRTYATSAQTLDQKQRDIALTMFQPKGGESKQQAAYYYPIIGKTRLKPERARTIAQAGLAPTASSEAQEDKIDQMQVVVRDPDEAEVYKRSLHRATIDPKFAKTLPPPPEQPIAEDEEEEEQEQEQKGEEEDTHMSDE
- a CDS encoding uncharacterized protein (ID:PFLUO_003905-T1.cds;~source:funannotate); the encoded protein is MSVPTQPSSTGDHEYLVTPGEQNTQTNGIKPVHQDSDDHPDHAKEAYRLFNVWKDVALGPNISYSLQVHPSGGRAQTPSPVFHTPRIPWYRQRYHLPASFDLYAGGTVIRSSKDPQPEPEDRRSHIHYRGVEGVFTLRVDADIFSQPDGASEPVKRCSVRIARKGIGRTYSVQIYQDGSGSVQKFYWKGSKAALSLVEDREHDGNGNLKFFAADRPQEILAVWQNRTDRRILGSLSVLATLDEGPDGVLEALVVSCLAVVLSERLSGRGWLGGLGKSTG
- a CDS encoding uncharacterized protein (ID:PFLUO_003906-T1.cds;~source:funannotate); translation: MASKSTAIAWRAASARTRGLSATRWAQRPKINQCFSTSRYTSEAASSNPVETVKAAPKRAGRGAKRAFYGTSLALTLLVGYFYGTDTRASAHRYAIVPLIRAIYPDAEEAHHVGVDSLKLMYRYGLHPRERGNPDADGALATEVFGYTLTNPIGISAGLDKHADIPDALLEVGPAIVEVGGTTPLPQEGNPQPRVFRLPSQHAMINRYGLNSKGADHMAAVMKQRVRDFAHAAGLGEHDLSEQWILDGEAGVPPGSLVPGKLLAVQVAKNKLTPDADLDAIKRDYVYCVDRVARYADILVVNVSSPNTPGLRDLQATAPLTAILTAVVGAAKSVERKTKPFVMVKVSPDEDSNEQVSGICEAVWNSGVDGVIVGNTTNRRPDPLPAGFALPAQEQQTLKETGGYSGPQLFDRSVALVARYRALLDQGPSSSAEQDVESHSAPRKVIFASGGITNGQQALAALRAGASVAMMYTGLVYGGIGTVTRVKQELREELQKK
- a CDS encoding uncharacterized protein (ID:PFLUO_003907-T1.cds;~source:funannotate), translating into MASTTYPVLPENLLLISLKMYFSPDRTLEYLRGLLDPANEIVHPENRERLLLALIPDFLTVYPCAEIIKKYEAQLPASATSGPSPFLLGAQDCMWEAAGAYTGEVSPASIRALGCSIVELGHAERRAIFGETDDQTARKAAATVAQGMVPLVCVGEVTAPGPVASEAVGQAVNECAVLIRAVLAAIPADAPVIFAYEPVWAIGKPKPASVDHVAAVVQGIRTVIGARPGAARVLYGGSAGPGLWSAGGLGKAVDGMFLGRFAHEIDGVRKVVREVEETLGVAR